One window of the Syngnathus typhle isolate RoL2023-S1 ecotype Sweden linkage group LG21, RoL_Styp_1.0, whole genome shotgun sequence genome contains the following:
- the ssbp1 gene encoding single-stranded DNA-binding protein, mitochondrial, whose protein sequence is MNMFRRSSTQVFRQLIRNSTTDSSLILERSINRVQLLGRVGQEPVMRQVEGRNPVTIFSMATNEMWRSGDGETSPSGDISQKTTWHRVSVFKPGLRDVAYQYIKKGARILVEGKLDYGEYVDKNQVRRQATTIIADNIVFLSDNVRDRT, encoded by the exons ATGAACATGTTCAGGAGATCTTCAACACAG GTGTTCAGGCAGCTGATTAGAAACAGCACCACTGACTCCAGCCTCATTTTGGAGAGAT CAATCAATCGTGTCCAACTACTGGGCCGGGTGGGCCAGGAGCCTGTGATGAGACAAGTGGAGGGCCGCAACCCCGTCACCATCTTCTCCATGGCCACCAACGAAATGTGGCGTTCAGGGGATGGCGAGACCAGCCCATCAG GCGACATCAGCCAAAAGACGACGTGGCACAGAGTGTCCGTCTTCAAACCCGGTTTAAGGGATGTAGCCTACCAGTACATCAAAAAAGG GGCCAGGATTCTTGTGGAAGGGAAGCTGGATTACGGCGAGTATGTGGACAAGAACCAAGTGAGACGCCAGGCAACGACCATCATCGCAG aCAACATCGTTTTCCTGAGCGACAATGTTCGCGACAGAACATGA